In the genome of Brachypodium distachyon strain Bd21 chromosome 3, Brachypodium_distachyon_v3.0, whole genome shotgun sequence, the window AACAACACTAAGGGACGATGAGGGCCggcagggggctgcggcgACTAGTTGGGGCAGCTTCCGCTGGAGGCTGTGGCCACTAGTTGCCGGCGCCCTCCGCCGGCGGCTCCGGCACTGGCTTGtggtccggcttccgctgcatccgctcgaccacttcgtcgacgaactcgctcGCCACCTGGCAGTGGGTGGGGGcatcctcgctgtccgaccaagcgtccagcagcgtctcgaaggggaactcagGGTGACGGAGGTGCACCTTCGGAAGGATCGTCTCGGCAACCTCCCAGGCGCAATTGGCGATCTCCTCGTTGCAGAACTTGGAGACCCACACGTCGAGCGCCGAGAGCTTCCCCatcaagtcggagaagaacgggatcagcatGGTGACGTCCGTCCCGTCCACCCGTGCGGCTTGCAGCTCGAACCGTGGCAGGAGGTCGCGCAGCGATCGGGCGATCCCAAGCAGCTTCTTGGTCTCCAGCTCCCGCTGcacgatcagcgtgccgtggttgGTCCGAGCCACCTGCACGGCGTGCTTGGCCTTGCAGAGGAGGCTCGCCTGCGTCGAGAGTTGTgtggccttggccacattaTCCTCGCCCtccttgacgagctcctcccggacggtggccagctcggtcttGAGGCGGGCCCTCCTGTCCTTGGCAGAGTTGAGCTCTACCTCCTGCCGTGCTGCCGTTGCTACCGTGCCTTCCGTAGCTGTggtctgcacctccagcttgacgcgcaaGCCCTCGATTTGGCTGAGGTAGCTGctgatcaggtcgctcttctcgtcgatgcGAGCCTGAGCCGCGGTGAGCACCTCCGCGTGCTCCTTCCTAGCTTtcgcctgcgccgccaccagcgagtCCAGGGCTTCCTGGTGCTCAGCGGgctgagcctccagtcgccggtagagctcctcctcggggacgaccggcATGGCGGCCTCGCCTTGGGCTTCCCGGGCGAGGCGTGCCTCCCCCCGGGCGAGGCGTGTCTCCTCCCGCAGTCGGGAGAGTTCccgccgctccttctccacggcctGTCGCACCTCCCCGAGCTGACTCTTGGCGATCTCATGGTGCTCCTTCACCTGGTTAAAGGAGGTGACGAGGgccagctgctggtccttgatggcgtcaaggaactggtgccTCCCGTCGAAAATGCTCGGGTCCCAAGtaatgggattccaagccacccagGCGAGAGTGCCGAGGACCGTGCGGGAGGGGGCGGCCGACAACGACGAAGCGCCTGCCGCCACTGTCTGGCCGGGCGGGAGGTCGTCCTCTTGCGGCGGGGCGTCTTTTTGCTCCACCGCTACAGCCTCCCCCGCATCCGCGCCTGAGGGTTGCGGGGCTGGTggggttgccgcgcccccAGGAGGGGCCGCCTCCTGTTGGTTGGCCGAAGAGTCCGCACCGGCGGCCTCTGTGGCCGCGGGCGTGTCGCCGAGCACCGCTTCGGTGGCGGCGGTAGTTGTCGCCACTGTTGCGGCCAGCGCGGTGGGGATTGGCATGGGGGCTACCTCTGGttcctccgccgtccccgcgaCCCCGACGACGGGATCAAGGTCAACCGCTGCAGCGCCCTCCCCCGGCGCGGGCGTGGTCAGGCGTGCAACAGAAAAAAGGGTTTAGATCCGAAGGGCTAGCCGAGTTACCCGTAGGCGGACGCGGGAGGCTCTGGAAGAGTACCTTGCCGGGCCGccgggcttgcggggggagcttCTTCCTCCGTTCCGGCCGCCGTTGCCGACACGCCTGCTACGGGCTGGACATCGCCTGCGGAAAAAGAGGATAGTACCGTTACGGATCAGCCAGCAAAGGGGATGTAAGTAAAGGAGCGGGGTAAGGTGTGGGACCTGTTGCCGGCGCCACTTCCATCGGGGCCGGGTCGACGGCAGGCGCAGCACCGGCGCCGCGGGACCCGGCGTCGGCCGGGTCGGCGCTGCTGCCGGCCTGCGtgcgcgccttcttgctcggcgcgaCAGGTGGCGAATCAGCCCTCCCCCTCTTGTCGGCGCTAGCTGGCGAGCcgtccttcggggggttgagctGGAGCTtgaagccccggaagagcccccgcGCAGGCGGAGCCATGGGCACCCGTGGGGTCGCCGCAGCCTGGGGCGCTGCGGGAACCGTCGAGCGAGTGGCCGCAGCACTAGCGGCCACCGCggaggtggtcgccgccgcgctgctggTGGCCATTGTTGGGGTGGTCACCGCCGCGACGCtggtggccgcggcggagcaggtCCCCGCTGCAGCGTCGGCGGCCGTCACGGAAgtggtcgccgccgtggcACGGGCAGCCGCTGCGGACGTAgtcgctgccgctgcgggCGCCCTTGGTCTGCGCACGATCAAGGGCGTgtcatcctcctcttcctcctcctcgttgtCCACGGTGATAACGACCCGGGTCATGGCAGGCTGGCCCATGTCGTCGTCAGAGGATGGCATGGAGGGCCAGCTGACCTCTGACTCGCCCCCCTCTCCTCAAGCACCcgcttcccgcgaggtgcaAGCGGAGGAGCACGCGGGGTTTGAGTGGGGGAGTcatccatcagcccccactcgttgcagggcgggaaggaggcgatgaTATCGGTCAGCCCCggaacgccggcgtggagggagataaCCCCTGGAGGCAACCCCGTGACGGGggcgtcctcgccggagatcaacttcacccacacctggagagATTCCTGGTCCACACCCCCgcgctggaggcgtgtcctgtccccggaccccgtgtacatccacgcggggcgggagcacagttggagcggcgcgatgcaccggctgatgaaggtgcgcgGCACAtcgaggtcggtgagccccgctagccgcacagccttgatcttctccacgctggggaggagatcggcgtcgcggtagtaccggtcccgccagccgccgtTGGGTTGTGGCCACTCGGTGGGCGcgtggatgaactcctcggggtcttccacgtggacccagcaccagtcgccccaccactccttctcgatctttttctccgaccggacgatgaactcgaaCTTCAGCcggtcgcgggcacggaacaccacccccgacgacatcgcgcTCGCGTTATCGATGCGGGGTTAaaagtagtgccggaataacgccaccgacggcattacTCCGACGAATGCCTCggagaggaactggaagatggCGAGGAGATAGAGGAAGGAGGGGTGGagttgcgccacccgcaactgatacgACTCCATGAGTGCATGGAGGAACggggagaacggcggcactaCCCTGCGAGaatgaagcgcccgaacacccggaagtcgttttcctggtgctcggcgtcggcggggaaGACCAGGGTCTCCCCATACTCGTTGAACCCGGAGGCAACGGCATGCCGGATTTTGTCTAGTGCCTTGctgttgtagccgggccggaagaaggcgagtgtggccctcatcgcccgcttcttctgctctttatttgcggcggccttggtggccgcctcgctcttgctggccgccggcctctttggggccttcccttcctttcctttcctggttgtggggggcgccatggggagcgtgggcggaagctggcaaggTTCGGGAGCGCAAGGAACGGGAAAATGGAGGAGATTCGctgggggggcgggggggctaagtgtttatCCCTCGGCGCAGCAGTGGGGCCTTATGGCACCCCACTACTCAGTAACGGTCGTATCCGcgccctacgggtgcgctgggataattacGAATCGAGGTGATAATGCTAAGAGTGTCCTTAACTTCCcatgtttaagggggaggttgtGGCAGAAATCTCGCACCCATTACTCCGTCCATAACGGCAGGGTCCGTGGGACGGCAGAGAGACGCGGGCCTGAGACGACTCAGGACCGACGTGTCGGTTAAGGGCATAGCTCGGCAACTGTCCAGGGAGGAGTCcgcccgggaacaggtgttgccggcccacgcccgggggctactgtcgcaccagtggcacccgaggtaccaccgATGCACGACACGTggtcgcctcgcttgctcctcGGGAGGATCACACCCCGAGCGGCAGTatacaagctgcccggcaagctaccagtcCGGCAGGGccagcggggcttcgggggagTATTctcgcctgggcacctcccggaaAGCTACTTGCTGGGAGGAGCGTTCCCGGGCGTAGGTTTCCGTTGCGACAGCGGGACCGAGCAAGGAGgacagcgacgccacgtgggtGCGTGGCAGGAACCCTGCacgcagggttcgtcaggacaaaGAGTGAGGCGCAtggcgcatttaatgaaccgacagaaaggggattccccgtcaaatcaagcaaacagtgGCCGCTCAAGAGTAGTTTTTAGGcctttagacccctagctacAGAGTTAGAATTCTTGCATGTAcgccagcacaccgaggaggagctgcccgagctccctgctcgccacttgtaaacctgcaccgtggcacctgtggtatccccttggctataaaaagaggacccCCGCCATCGGTCAAAGGGTTAGCTGACCAACTCGTAGTGCTACACTAGCAATAGCCCAAAGTAGCAAGGATGCTCCCTTCACGAAGTTGCCGTCGGGGGTCTTCGCCCTCTACGCCGGCGTCCCCGGCTTGAGCAGCATCATCGGCTCCTTtccaccctgcaacgagtgggggctgatggacgataCCCCCACTCAGTCCCTGCGCTCTCCTCCGTccgcaccccgcgggaagcaggcgCAGGAGGAGAGCGGGAGCGAGCCGGAGGCCGGTCCGCCCcaccgacgacgaggcgggtcGGGTTGCTGCCGCCCGGGAGGACATACCCGTGGATGATGAGTAGGAGGACAACGACGAcgtgcccctgatcgtgcgcagATCAAGGGTGCACGCAGCGGCCGCTGCTCCCTCCACGGCGGCTGCAGCGGCATCCCCCCCTACGGCGGCTCCCGGCTCCGTGACGGCGGTCGCCTCGACGGCGTCCGTCGGCACCTCAGCGGCgaccgcccccgccgcggtcgccggagccacggcggtgaccgcccccgccgcgaccgCCAGCGACCCGGCAGCGAGTACTCCGGCCGCAGTAGCCGGTGCCGCGGCGGCTCCTTCGACGGTTGCCACGGCGCCCCAGGCCGCGGCACCCCACGAGCACCCACGGCCCCACCCGCTCGGGGGATCTTACGGGGCTTCGCACTCCAGCGCTACCCCCCGAAAGCCGATTCGTCGGCAagcgccggcaagagggggaggggcgaTTCTCTGCCTGccacgccgagcaagaaggcgcgtACGGACGCTGGCAGCGGCGCCGACCAGGCCGACCCAGGGGCCCGCGGCACCGCCCCTACATCTGCCGGCGGCCCAGCCCCGATGGAGGTAGCGCCGGCAATAGGTACAACACCCTCTTGCTTCCTTACCTCCATTTTCATTTGCCAGTTAATCCTGCAACTGTACCTTCTTTTCCCGCAGGCGACGCtcctgtaacatcccaatttttcaaaactcttcacatgcattgcatatcatgagcatcatgtcacccttgaatttgatcactttcaaaaccctaaaatttgcccagaaaacccttctgCAGAaacgcctttatttgattttggtcgttgatcttgcttttgagtattttcattttaacccatgagggtattgtgatcaaaagggatttaatgcatatataaagctatcccatagattggcttttgaaagtattttgaaaaataatttgtttcgatagcctaagggccctaaaagccattttataggcaaatgtattttttaatattttattttgagaaaattcttgttccaaaaggtagatcatatgaaaatatgattttacaaattttgctGCATTTTATtcggagtgatttggagctccgaatcaattttgaggctcaaaaatagaaaatagataaaagaaaaggaaaaaccggaccggaccgaccgGCTCCGCCctgcccgagccgcccgctctcactgaccggtgggacccgtacgtcatcttcaacctccgtccgagaaatccggccacgcacgccccaCGAATTGCCCACGATTCCGGTCCGACTTCTTCGCGTacgaaccaccaaatccgaaaccccgcgcgtcatatcgaagaCCCCGGACTCCtcttccacttcccccaaaccccacgtccaatttcGCATCGGCTAGaatttaatttctcgccgaagttcttcacggacgtcgccgttcttcgTGTTTTGCCGTcgttccggtgagcttccgcccgcgccgaccctcttctcttcttcctctctccagCGCGTATGCCATGACGCGCTCGCTTTCGAGtttagccgccgccgccgcgctccgccccgctccggccatctcctccgaagccggccgccgcccgagcccgcgctccgcccgtccggccgcccgcgcgctcCCGCGCCCTGTGCCGCCCCCGcgacccgccgccgcgctgctccgGCTGCTCCGCCCAcaccccgcgcgcgccccgccgcgccccgctccgcccgccgccgtccgccgcgctaaccccgccggccggaaccctagatccCGGCCTATCCtgcgctgccacgtggcaaaaattttattttattttattttcggccGTAGTAGATAATGcatttttttgcagaaaagctccTGTAAGttcaaagcctcatatctttcaaaccgtttgtccaaaaattgtgtttcacacctttctggaatcgtcacaacgtgtagaatattttggcactgtttaatttcaattttgaacaacttagacagtagtTATTTACAGAATgtttgaatatggtttaaatttcaaatgaattgtttcaaaatagattggagcatgttatcttgctgtaaaattatttaaacttgttctctgtccattaggaccagaaaagaaattattttttgtataatcatggcatacaagtttaaatattgCTCAATGTTGAAAcagccgcacaatcttttgttttaaaccgtatccatgtatcatgcatataaattaccactttgatgttgtataatctgtccaaaccatttgaaaaacttttcaaaacagaaacaaaactttttaccTTGgaggtaacctttgtgtgcatcatcatggcatatgcatcatggcatggtttttgtgttgaatgttgtgtttattgtgtgtgtttctttattttagattgtgtggagtgtattccttgttgttgcgaagagtgtgagaactaccacaaccttgaacaaggcaagttcactttgatcatatcccattattattgttgttttaaaatgcttatgcattagtgttgttggtagagatgcattgataggactattactcgtacctctatgctagctataaatcccaggtagtatagtttaccctcgccattaccttgccaccaaattgccatcgattgtaaatgaatgctaggctatggtagtatcgtgggggaaataactacattatgatattgttatgcctttggatatatgaaatgtttttgttagatgtaaggcaaaacaactaattcaatgaaccatcctgggtgggctgctttgaggattttgaggattagcggcgtcaggtccatttctatgggtccctctgagtcgagttcctatGGATTCAgaaatggatcgtccatggacgagaccccgtggattcggggagcgcctacgttgcaaatgtggaatgccacctggggtaaccgagactggactagtttcctatttagaagcttctagtataaccacaatgctatatgggctctggcgagacaagagtaagtatgaacctagacccgaggaattgtaatgaggtagccgtgtagggggagcgtgattctctcgtggtttagggaattacctctgaaaatctcgtaatcgataccgttgctactctaccctgaggacagcaagggattaacacgtcgatttcttgtggggaatgtgtacaaactctcgagagcgtcaaaactaagtacttagccgtgtccccggcaacggacaatttgagcaactaaatgtggagctgtaaggaaagtctcactcattccaatttcttaaataaaatgaatggtttgaacagggtaggagcacttgaagaatccacttcaatgtactctaggttaataggagtatgggtgtgtctacctcgtgtccaatagttaacattattataacattcctttgtagtagggtaaattatgttctgcttccacgcaaacagcctgaactccaccttgccaaatactgcatatacttggtaggttctgatataactcctagtgaatcgtgccaatacattcaatgtattgaccctagtggctgcatcgtttaatgatgcaggaagctccgacgacgagtaagatgtacgttctgcatgtttgggttacgggcttacattccaacacgctctcactgtggtgttgatgtgcccttgtatcttccgttttccgctgctaaacagttgttttatttccagctaacacttgaggttatgcgaattgtaagtacttttaaattctggatgattcgttgtgatattgagacctttgttctatgatattacatcttgaaactatgtgtgctagtgagtcgatccagggactagcactaaagcacagagatcgaacccgtatacgggggcggtcgcttcagctCCGCCCGCAAAAGACCTCCCGGCAACACCTACCAGGACGACGGAGGGGGGGagactccccccgcaagcccagtggccccgcaaggtactcatcCCGATCCCCTGCGTCTACCTCTGGGCAACTCACTTAGCTTAGTGATTCTCACACTTCCCGCTGTTGCAGGCCCAAGCGCGCCCGCACTGGAAGCGGGTGCTACGGTGGTTGACCTCGACTCTGACGACGAGGTTGCGGGGGCGGCAGAGGAGCCGGAGGCAGCCCCCGCGCCAAGCCCTGCTGCGCCGGCCGCAGTGGCCGCGGGTACCCCTGCCGCCACCGGAACGGCGTCCAGCGACGCGCCGacggccgccgacgccactAGCGCGAACTCTTCCGCTACCCAGCAGGAGGCGGTCCCTACCGGGGGCGCGGCGACCCCACCAGCCCCTCAGTCCCCAGGCGTGGGTGAGGAGGAAgttgcggaggaggaggagcaggatgCTCTGCCGCAAGCGGACAACCCCCCGATCATCgatccggtggcggcgggggcttcatcggcggcggctgccacTTTCAGCACCGACCTTGGCaaccttgccggggtggcttggaatcccatcacctgggacccgagcgtcttcgaccgggggcaccggttctttgacgccgtcaaggaccagcagctaGCCTTCGttacctccttcaacgaggtgagggagcaccatgcgatcgccaagagccagctcggcgaggtgcggctggccgtggagaaggaggggcaggagctctcccggttgcgggaggagacgcgcctcgccagggaggaggcgcacCTTGCCCGTGAGGCCTTGGAGGACGCCGCCACaccggtcgtccccgaggaggagctctaCCGACGgctggaggctcagcgcgccgagctccaggAAGCTCTGGATTCGATGGTGGCGGCTCAGGCAGAAGCTAAGAAGGAGCACGTGGAGGTGCTCGCCGCGGCCCAGGCTcggatcgacgagaagagcgatctgatcAACAACTACCTCGACGAGATCCAAggcctgcgcgtcaagctggaggggCAGACCAAGGCCACCGAAAACACGGTGACCGTGGCAGCCCGACATGAGATCTAGCTCAAcgccgccaaggacaaggTGGCCTGGCTCGAGACCAAGCTGGCCGttgtccgggaggagctcaccAAGGCTGATGAGGACAATGCAGCCCGGCCGCGGAGCTGGCATCGCTGGCGAGCCGCccccgcaaggccaagaaggccgcgctcaacgcccggctccaccacggcacgctgatcgggcagcggcaactagagaccgagaagctgctcaagatcgctCGACCGCTGCGCAACCTGCTGCCTCAGTTCGAGTTGCAGGCTgcagaggtggacggcacggacgtctccatgctgatcccgttcttctccgacttggtggggaacttcacggcgctcgatgtctggatctccaagttcggTGCCGACGAGGTCGCCAACTACGCcggggaggttgccgggatgTTCCTTCCGAGGGTGCACCTCCGGCACCAGGAGTTCCCCTttgagacgctgctggacgcctggtcggacaacGAGGACgaacccacccacactcaggGAGTGATTGGGTTTGTCGatgaggtggtcgagcggaagccggaccctgAGCGGATGCAGGGGGACGCCGGCAACTCGTTGCCGCAGCCTCCAGCGGAAGCCGCTCCAACCAGTCGCCGGGGCCCCCTGCCGGCCCTCGTCGTTCCCTTGTGTTATCTTCTTGTATTTTcgttccctgcaagtgtggcgcttggcgccgtttgaacaattactatcttattagcccatgtaatcgtttgcTACTGTTGTTAATCCAGTTCTTTAGTTCAGCTTGATTCTTGTGAGGGCTCGATAGAGGGATGCGGCAATGGCGcaatggcagtgcacccgtcggcactgagcgctgatggcatgcaccgccatcgcgcctctgcagCACGGCTCACCTTCGTAGCCTCTTCCTCGGCTTCGCTTTGAGCCGTTCCACGGCCGGAACGCCCCTTTTATAGACGCGGGGGAGGAGCCTGGTACCACGCGCGCCGGGTCACCACCGCACACGTGCCACCCCGCCCCTTAAAGTGCGGTACGGTCTTTGCCACTCTGCATGCCAAGTTGTtgtggcacacgtggtggCTTCCTCCTGGATCaggggcctcgaagtgcggcgagtcc includes:
- the LOC106866383 gene encoding uncharacterized protein LOC106866383 is translated as MGTRGVAAAWGAAGTVERVAAALAATAEVVAAALLVAIVGVVTAATLVAAAEQVPAAASAAVTEVVAAVARAAAADVVAAAAGALGLRTIKGVSSSSSSSSLSTVITTRVMAGWPMSSSEDGMEGQLTSDSPPSPQAPASREVQAEEHAGFEWGSHPSAPTRCRAGRRR